A region of the Denticeps clupeoides chromosome 12, fDenClu1.1, whole genome shotgun sequence genome:
CTCATTGAGGAGGGGTGGGGTGAGGGACAGAAAAGACGAGAACAttaaatgtaactttttaattaaacagacaaaaaaaaggtaaagaaCAAAGAGGTGGGTCTATATTTGTACACAGATCACACCATTACATAACAATCAAAATCATTTAGTCCTTACCAGGTTCTAAATGTTTAAATCTAACCTCAAGAGTACAAAAATACTTTGTGGAATATGTTTAAACAAAAACTAAGCCAAAGACAAATATAAAAGTAAGAACACCCTTGTTTTTTCAATGGGATTTAAATGGGTAACTTGACAATCCCCCCAGCAATTTGCAATGTTGCGGTTGcaacaattaaacacaaattcagccaatctgcatgaattatttgcatttttgtcaAATCACAGCAACACTCAAAcaaattgaaaaacattttcctACTGCAAAGCACTCATGGAGGGTTGCAGACTTGTTCGAACAGCCAAGGGAAATCACCCTAACAGTGGCTCTGACTTCCAGATGTTTTGTTCTTGTACTAAGTCAAGGTTCTTTTTTCAATTATGTTTATCATTCTAGACAAATATAGTCCAACTTTGTTGGAAAAATTATTCcggagcattaaaaaaaagatcattatttgatttgttttatttatatattactatAAAACAATGTAAGATGATTTGAAGTTGTAACCTATTTCGGCAGTTTCACAGCAACTACAGAAAGCACTGAGGAGTGCCAACTATCTCTATGGACATCAACCACCACTCCACTTGAAACGCAGCCAAATGTATAAGCAGCTGCAGTGCTGCCATCTTCAGGTCCAAAGGACGTCGTGCATTATTTTTTCACTCTTGTCTCGCCATGCTCGTGCTCATTTCACACATGCCACTTGTGCCTGTCTGTACCACGTGACTATGAAATATTTGTCTATGTATGAAATAAGATAATTATATGATTTTTGGATAAAATTTTAGTTTGGGAAATCCAACTGTCTCAAAAGAACATTTCTAtgacaaaattatatttaagaCCTCTGTCCTACCAAAGTAGTTATCTGATAAGCAGACTGATACACATAAAAATGAATTGTCCAGAATGTTGAGGTTTTTATAGCATTTTAGTGAATAATGTACTGATTTCGTGTTTTCCATCATACGTGTTACACCAGTCGCTGCTCTTCTTTCCGGAAGTGACATAAGTCACCCGGAACTTGTCaccataaacatttttaaattctcTGAATACATAAAATTCTTTAAGCggggaaaaaaatttaaacaaactTTTACTATAAACGCGTTGATGTACATCTTTCAAATGAGAATTCTGTACAACTATATGGGCTTGTCACTCGCTGTGTAAGAACAACAGAAAACGCGCGTGAATCTGGAGCAGCCAGATTAGCTATTTAGCGCTTCTGCTTATTCCTATGCAGTGGACGTCCCGGCAACAGGACAGTTTGATATcaggtatttattttttctccatGTCTCACCTAAATACCCCCAAACTGATGCACGTCTTTGGAGTCCGCTTTTATGGCGAATGCACCATTTGTTTACTTTCTGTTTTTGAAGTCCAACATCAACAACGTGACCCAATGTGATGGGGTTTCGTGTTTTCTCTACACTACAATGTTTCAGTCTTAAATGTCGAAAACAATCTCTTTTTACATACAAGAGAAGTCGTAGGATAGTTGTGATTAAACATAATTACTAACAGTTatgtggaaaataataaaaaataatttacatctGTTAGCAGCAATAATAATGGAATTATCTTTAAATGTACACTTATACCTAGGATGTCTAAGGTCACATCTGCAGGCCTGTTCCAGAGCTCTGAGGGGGAACCCATGCGTTTCTACATACGGCCAAGCGCCACCAAGGCACAGCTGCATTCATTGATCACTACTGGGGGAGGCATGTTATGCCGAACCAGGGAGGCAGGGGTCATCCTGCTCGCTGATCCACAGGAGAACTTGACCGACACCAGTGGGCAGATTTACGTCTCTACCAAATACATCTGGGACTGTGTGGAGAAAAAACAGGCGACTTGATGAGGTGAAGTACAGACTGAGCACCACACAGCAAATTCAAACACGGGCAACTCGGCGCAGGATTGCTGGAAATGGCCGAATGGGCTACACCATCGAGGAGGACCAGGCCATCTTGGATTTTGTGTCGAAGCATCAGAAGGATGTGCATGGCAACTGTATTTGGCAAGATATGGAGAAGGCCGGTGTCACTGGACACAGCTGGCAGTCTATGAGGGATCACTACCTCAAACACCTCAAACACAGGCGCAGGGTCGGTCGGTTAAATTTTGAACTAGGACAGAAGTCTTCCTCAAAGGCTGTTCAGCACAAGATGACCGATATTGTTTTAGAGTCACAAAAACACCCAGAGCAGGGTTTATCAGAATTGAGGAATCAGGAGTCTGAAGAATTGACAAGGCTGCAGGTTGCCTCAGTTTCAGTCTTAGAAGAGAGATGTGTTCTTCCTCCACATCGCATTTCAGATGCACCAGAGCAGGACCTACCTCCTGAGATACCAGAGATACCTCAACCTGGTGTAGGACCACAACAGGAGCCTAACCCGTCAGTTCTGGCAGAGAAAGAACCTTCATCTAATAAAAGAGCAAGAGTGGACACTGTGTCAGACAGCCCAGAGATTGGTCAGACATTCTTCATATATAAACCAATATATTTAGAAAAAAGTTTCTGCATAGTATTCATTAACATCAGTAGCATGTATTCAAATCTATTTAAATTTGCAGAGACAGGTGATCAGGTCGCCCTCAGAGTGGATCACTTACCGGCAGGAAGGACCTCCACACCTGTGCACATTAAGATGGGCATTCTTGAGCGAGCAGCCAAAGAATTTGAAGattcacagtgggtatggaaaaaTTGCCTATAGTTTAAAATACGCATAGTTTTTTTGCACCTATATTTGAGTATTTCTGGATTTAAAAAGTAacatgatattaaaaaaaaaaataaaggtgatTTGTAGTCATAAACAACTAGTTGCCGCGTGTTAAATGTGTGTTAAATCAATAAAGGGGTTATTCTTGATGACATTTTGAACTATTACAGTTAGTTTCACATGCATGATGTAATAAAATGTCCAATGGAATCAGAATGATTtggcctttttattttaaaggtcccctgacaagatttttttgcttttatatagttATTAGTGGTTCCCTAATACAGTATCTGACCACATCAAGaccattcacaaaccacaatgttaaataatattaatcttaatgttaaataatataaaaaagtgacattttaatgaTAGGTGACCTTTGACCACTTGACCAAAGGACAGCAAAATGTGTTTTGATTATGTATATGTAATGTGACTTGCAGTACAGTACCAATGTTGCTTCCTGATCTTTACTTTCTTTCTACTTTAGCCAGATGAGGAGCACGAAGAAGATCAGTGTCAGAGCATCTCCTCCACTCCCTCACACCACGAGGTGGACACTGAGAGTGGCACTGAGGTGCTGGCACAGAATGGTTCCAGTCCACAGCGGAGGAGCCTGGAACCACAGTGTATTGGCCATGACCTGAGGGCTGAGGACAATCAGCAACCTGGGCCTAGCAATGCCACCCCTGTCACCTCCAAGGCTCACCTTTTCCTCTTTGACAACGAGTCACAGGAAGACAACAGTCCATCAACAGAAGAAGAGTGTGTGTCTCAGGAAACTttggag
Encoded here:
- the terf2ip gene encoding telomeric repeat-binding factor 2-interacting protein 1; the protein is MGYTIEEDQAILDFVSKHQKDVHGNCIWQDMEKAGVTGHSWQSMRDHYLKHLKHRRRVGRLNFELGQKSSSKAVQHKMTDIVLESQKHPEQGLSELRNQESEELTRLQVASVSVLEERCVLPPHRISDAPEQDLPPEIPEIPQPGVGPQQEPNPSVLAEKEPSSNKRARVDTVSDSPEIETGDQVALRVDHLPAGRTSTPVHIKMGILERAAKEFEDSQWPDEEHEEDQCQSISSTPSHHEVDTESGTEVLAQNGSSPQRRSLEPQCIGHDLRAEDNQQPGPSNATPVTSKAHLFLFDNESQEDNSPSTEEECVSQETLEKEGECLILDLMRESNQSLEEVTKVLLKTSGDVTLALRCLLEGHNSGPLWTCSDDELLLSGDHHSISKLRQIYGEAGVSDRMAFLQIL